The Verrucomicrobium spinosum DSM 4136 = JCM 18804 genome includes a region encoding these proteins:
- a CDS encoding bifunctional 4-hydroxy-2-oxoglutarate aldolase/2-dehydro-3-deoxy-phosphogluconate aldolase, whose product MNPPPTEELHERLYGAGVIAVLILDDVEAAVPVAKALVAGGVDAMELTLRTPVALECLRRIRREVPEMTAGVGTILTTGQVNEVVEAGAAFGVAPGMNPRTVAEAARLRLPFAPGICTPTDIELAVEAGCTLLKFFPAEPCGGLNYLKSISAPFAHLGLRYIPLGGVAQDNLEMWLNEPMIHAVGGSWLAPKELIQAGDWAGITARAAAARATVNKVRGEWK is encoded by the coding sequence ATGAACCCTCCGCCGACTGAAGAGCTTCACGAACGTTTGTACGGGGCTGGCGTGATCGCCGTCCTGATCCTGGATGATGTGGAGGCGGCGGTGCCAGTGGCGAAGGCGCTGGTGGCAGGTGGGGTGGACGCGATGGAGTTGACCCTGCGTACCCCGGTGGCGCTGGAGTGTCTGCGGCGCATCCGCAGAGAGGTGCCTGAAATGACGGCGGGAGTGGGCACGATCCTGACGACCGGCCAGGTGAATGAAGTGGTGGAGGCGGGAGCCGCCTTCGGCGTGGCGCCGGGCATGAACCCCCGCACGGTGGCAGAGGCGGCCCGGCTCCGGCTGCCCTTTGCCCCTGGCATCTGCACCCCCACGGATATCGAGCTCGCGGTGGAGGCGGGGTGCACGCTGCTGAAGTTCTTCCCTGCGGAGCCCTGCGGTGGCTTGAACTATCTGAAGAGCATCAGTGCGCCGTTTGCCCACCTGGGGTTGCGTTACATTCCTCTAGGCGGGGTGGCGCAGGACAATCTGGAGATGTGGCTGAATGAGCCGATGATCCATGCGGTGGGGGGCTCCTGGCTGGCCCCCAAGGAATTGATTCAGGCAGGTGACTGGGCGGGCATCACGGCCAGGGCCGCCGCCGCCCGTGCCACCGTCAACAAGGTTCGAGGAGAATGGAAATGA
- the holA gene encoding DNA polymerase III subunit delta, which yields MPPSKKAASAAAATNFTVVMGTDDARMKEAALKLSREQTPADAGDFGVDMIEGIAESAEHCGQIVRRVLDALQTLPFFGGEKLVWLKNANFLADSVVGRSNAAVEGIEAIIDYVEKHLPPDVKFLLSASQVDKRRSAYKRLTKLADVRVFDKPDTSKTGWEDEVIPLVERRARELGVSFENEALEMLVQLAGEDTRQLDSEVEKLSLYTDGRRVSVDDVRLLVPLNRAGVVFELGNALGKRDLRRALELVRTLIYQGQNAIGILLAAIVPRVRGMLLAADLMQRHPRLPRNGYPAFSSFLEKLPEQETAHLPRKKDGSGLNVYPIFLALGETQRFTAAELRQALQACLDANLKLVTSSIEPQLVLERLLVGILTKSGKSVRQ from the coding sequence ATGCCGCCCTCCAAGAAAGCCGCCTCCGCCGCAGCCGCCACGAACTTCACCGTCGTGATGGGCACGGACGATGCCCGGATGAAAGAGGCCGCGCTGAAGCTCTCCCGCGAGCAAACCCCTGCCGACGCCGGCGACTTCGGCGTGGACATGATCGAAGGCATCGCCGAGAGCGCCGAGCACTGCGGCCAGATCGTGCGCCGCGTGCTGGATGCCCTGCAGACCCTCCCCTTCTTTGGCGGGGAGAAGCTCGTCTGGTTGAAGAACGCCAACTTCCTGGCGGACAGTGTGGTGGGGCGCTCCAATGCCGCCGTGGAGGGCATCGAGGCCATCATCGACTACGTGGAGAAGCATCTCCCGCCCGACGTGAAGTTCCTGCTCAGCGCCTCCCAGGTGGACAAGCGCCGTTCTGCCTACAAGCGCCTGACCAAGCTGGCGGACGTGCGGGTCTTCGACAAGCCCGACACCTCCAAGACCGGCTGGGAGGATGAGGTCATCCCGCTGGTCGAGCGCCGCGCCCGCGAACTGGGCGTGAGCTTTGAAAACGAAGCACTGGAAATGCTCGTGCAACTGGCCGGTGAAGACACCCGCCAGCTCGACAGCGAAGTGGAAAAGCTGAGCCTCTACACCGATGGACGCCGCGTCTCCGTGGACGATGTGCGTCTGTTGGTTCCCTTGAACCGCGCCGGCGTGGTGTTTGAGCTGGGCAACGCCCTTGGCAAACGCGACCTCCGCCGCGCCCTGGAACTGGTGCGCACGCTCATCTATCAGGGCCAAAACGCCATCGGCATCCTGCTCGCCGCCATTGTGCCCCGCGTCCGCGGCATGCTGCTGGCCGCGGATCTCATGCAACGCCACCCGCGCCTGCCCCGCAACGGCTATCCCGCCTTTAGCAGCTTTCTGGAAAAGCTACCCGAGCAGGAAACCGCACACCTCCCTCGCAAAAAAGACGGCAGCGGCCTCAATGTCTATCCCATCTTCCTCGCCCTCGGCGAAACCCAGCGCTTCACCGCCGCAGAACTGCGCCAGGCTCTGCAAGCCTGCCTGGATGCCAACCTGAAACTCGTCACCTCCAGCATCGAACCCCAGCTTGTCTTGGAACGGCTGCTCGTGGGGATACTGACGAAGTCAGGGAAATCGGTGCGTCAGTAG
- a CDS encoding sialate O-acetylesterase — MRLPQFVFRWSLPLVVGISSILPAVEPPQANVISSPGAAYSETARVWQGIPGIDRTPKGRLWAAWYSGDVGEGNLGNYALVATSGNEGMSWSKPVAVIQGPEGTAIADPLPWVDPQGRLWIFYKQVTPKTAGQAESGFAGTFAIRADDPEKAEPQWTVPQLIGEGGTLFGKPLVLPDGRWLAPFFLSARSAWREQMAGKETGVIVTSDAGATWAWQGGTSIAPELRNFSEATLAPRRDGSILMAIRTQKGLYESTSPDAGKTWSEAVPMAGFSPGSATRACLLRLKSGAFLLVYHEPETTASGKYPRAKLTAWLSDDEGRTWSHKLLLDERARVSYPDATQAPDGRIFITYDLGRYEPADKAILLSVIKEEDVRAGKLVSAGSMTKKVINQAFGYGNHGELRDEARVAESMPEKETFDLYLLIGQSNMAGRGLLPLEDRLSRERVLKFSARNAWAPGVEPLHTDKPAVAGAGLGMSFARQMAEAKPKVTIGLIPCAVGGTPLDRWVKGGDLYAAALVRAREAMKSGNLKGILWHQGEADSGSEEKAGSYAQRLAGMVKDLRADLGAGDVPFVAGELGEFLERTNKEGRPSFWPVVNEQLATLPGLVPNADVVDSAGLKHKGDGVHFDTPSLREFGVRYATAMKGLQEKQH; from the coding sequence ATGCGTCTGCCTCAATTCGTTTTCCGCTGGAGCCTGCCCTTGGTGGTGGGCATTTCCTCGATCCTGCCTGCTGTCGAGCCGCCGCAGGCCAATGTCATCAGCTCCCCGGGGGCTGCGTATTCTGAGACGGCCCGCGTCTGGCAGGGCATCCCCGGGATCGACCGCACGCCCAAGGGCCGGCTCTGGGCAGCCTGGTACAGCGGAGATGTCGGGGAGGGGAATCTGGGCAATTACGCGCTGGTGGCCACCAGCGGGAACGAGGGTATGTCCTGGTCGAAACCCGTGGCGGTGATCCAGGGCCCCGAGGGTACGGCCATTGCGGACCCCCTCCCGTGGGTGGATCCGCAGGGGAGGTTGTGGATCTTTTACAAGCAGGTGACGCCGAAGACGGCGGGCCAGGCGGAGTCCGGATTTGCGGGCACCTTTGCCATCCGTGCAGATGATCCGGAAAAGGCCGAGCCCCAGTGGACGGTTCCCCAGTTGATCGGTGAGGGCGGGACCCTGTTTGGGAAGCCGCTGGTGCTGCCGGACGGTCGCTGGCTGGCCCCGTTCTTCCTGAGCGCACGCTCCGCCTGGAGGGAGCAGATGGCGGGCAAGGAGACGGGTGTGATCGTCACCTCAGATGCCGGGGCCACCTGGGCCTGGCAGGGGGGCACGTCCATCGCCCCGGAGTTGCGCAACTTCAGTGAGGCCACGCTGGCCCCGCGCAGGGATGGATCGATCCTCATGGCGATCCGCACCCAGAAGGGGCTCTATGAAAGTACATCGCCGGATGCAGGCAAGACCTGGAGTGAGGCGGTGCCCATGGCGGGATTTTCGCCCGGTTCGGCCACGCGGGCCTGCCTGCTGCGGCTCAAGTCCGGTGCCTTCCTGCTGGTGTACCATGAACCTGAGACCACGGCCTCCGGGAAGTATCCGCGGGCGAAGCTGACCGCCTGGTTGTCGGATGATGAGGGCCGCACCTGGTCTCACAAACTGTTGTTGGATGAGCGGGCCCGGGTGTCGTACCCCGATGCGACCCAGGCACCTGACGGCCGCATCTTTATTACCTATGACCTGGGCCGCTATGAGCCTGCGGACAAGGCCATTTTGCTTTCGGTGATCAAGGAGGAGGACGTTCGGGCGGGCAAGCTCGTGAGCGCAGGATCGATGACCAAAAAGGTGATCAACCAGGCCTTCGGCTACGGGAACCACGGCGAGCTGCGTGATGAGGCCAGGGTGGCGGAGTCGATGCCGGAGAAGGAGACTTTTGACCTCTACCTGTTGATCGGCCAGTCCAACATGGCCGGGCGGGGACTGCTGCCGCTGGAGGACCGTCTTTCCCGGGAGCGGGTGCTGAAGTTCTCCGCCCGCAATGCGTGGGCTCCAGGCGTGGAACCGCTGCATACAGACAAGCCGGCGGTCGCCGGGGCTGGCCTGGGCATGAGCTTCGCCAGACAGATGGCGGAGGCGAAGCCCAAGGTGACGATTGGTCTCATCCCCTGCGCGGTGGGCGGCACGCCGCTGGATCGCTGGGTCAAAGGCGGCGATCTCTACGCGGCGGCGCTGGTGCGGGCGCGGGAGGCCATGAAGAGCGGCAACCTGAAGGGCATCCTGTGGCATCAGGGCGAGGCGGATTCCGGCTCGGAGGAAAAGGCCGGGAGCTATGCCCAGCGTCTCGCCGGGATGGTGAAGGATCTGCGAGCGGATCTGGGGGCGGGGGACGTGCCGTTTGTGGCCGGAGAACTGGGCGAGTTCCTGGAAAGAACCAACAAAGAGGGCAGGCCAAGTTTCTGGCCGGTGGTGAATGAGCAGCTGGCCACGTTGCCCGGGCTGGTGCCGAATGCCGACGTCGTGGATTCGGCAGGACTGAAGCACAAGGGCGATGGGGTGCACTTCGACACGCCTTCATTGCGGGAGTTCGGCGTGCGCTATGCGACGGCGATGAAGGGGTTGCAGGAAAAACAACACTGA
- a CDS encoding peptide ABC transporter substrate-binding protein — protein MRDLCRIPLFVLVTGVLLTSCGRDAQRADLVFINSAEIETPDPAMATDQVSMRISESLFEGLCRNNAEGKAEPAVAERWEISADHKKYTFYLRADAVWSTGEPVTAQDFVFSWERALRPSTASDYAPQLYPLVNAKAYNEGTLKDFSQVGVKALDARTLECVLENPVPYWIDLCAFLTLSPVHRPTVEKYGSSWIKADRLVGNGPYLFERWLIDDHIRLRRSPTYWDRKNVAMETVDVIPITEANTALNYFLTGQADLMMDKGMVPPSLVPKLKEQEYFKTGDFLGTWFIRANTTKAPFTDARVRLAFSYAVDRKRIVEKITQLGERPAYSLTPPGAGQNFQPPPGVTFDPVRARELLAEAGFPGGRGFPRVEYLHLPLPIERNIAVELQAMWREVLGVEVGLEKKEQKVWLATMRELSYDLCRSSWVGDYNDPNTFLEMFTTGNGNNRTGWASAEYDHYVALAAAEGDVAKRQEILQKLERILIAEAAPIFPVYHYVGVQFRRPELGGVQANLIDNHPFRAMYWKKQAGANHSR, from the coding sequence ATGCGAGACTTGTGCCGCATCCCCCTTTTTGTGCTCGTGACCGGTGTGCTTTTGACCTCGTGTGGTCGGGATGCGCAACGGGCAGATCTGGTGTTCATCAACAGCGCGGAGATCGAAACGCCGGATCCAGCGATGGCCACCGACCAGGTGAGCATGCGGATCAGCGAATCCCTCTTTGAAGGTCTGTGCCGCAACAATGCCGAGGGCAAGGCGGAACCGGCGGTGGCGGAGCGCTGGGAGATCTCTGCCGACCACAAGAAGTACACGTTCTACCTGCGAGCAGACGCGGTGTGGAGCACGGGTGAGCCGGTGACCGCCCAGGACTTTGTGTTCTCCTGGGAGCGGGCGCTCCGGCCTTCCACGGCGTCGGACTATGCTCCGCAGCTCTACCCGCTGGTAAATGCCAAAGCCTACAACGAAGGGACCCTGAAGGACTTCAGCCAGGTGGGGGTGAAGGCGCTGGATGCCAGAACGCTGGAGTGTGTGCTGGAAAATCCCGTCCCGTACTGGATCGATCTGTGTGCGTTCCTCACCCTGTCCCCCGTGCACCGGCCTACAGTGGAAAAGTACGGGAGCAGCTGGATCAAGGCGGACCGGCTCGTCGGGAACGGGCCCTATCTCTTTGAGCGATGGCTCATCGATGACCACATCCGACTGCGGCGCAGCCCGACCTACTGGGACCGCAAGAATGTGGCCATGGAGACGGTGGACGTGATCCCGATCACCGAGGCGAATACCGCGCTGAACTACTTCCTCACCGGGCAGGCGGACCTGATGATGGACAAGGGCATGGTGCCGCCCTCGCTGGTGCCCAAGCTCAAGGAGCAGGAATACTTCAAGACGGGGGATTTCCTCGGGACCTGGTTCATCCGCGCCAATACGACGAAGGCCCCTTTCACCGACGCCCGGGTGCGGCTGGCCTTCTCCTATGCGGTGGATCGCAAGCGCATCGTCGAAAAGATCACCCAGCTTGGGGAGCGGCCCGCTTATTCCCTGACGCCTCCGGGGGCGGGGCAGAATTTTCAGCCGCCGCCCGGGGTGACCTTTGATCCTGTGCGGGCCCGGGAACTGCTGGCTGAAGCGGGGTTCCCCGGGGGGCGGGGTTTCCCCCGTGTGGAGTACTTGCACCTGCCGCTGCCCATTGAGCGGAATATCGCGGTGGAATTGCAGGCGATGTGGCGGGAGGTGCTGGGCGTGGAGGTGGGGCTGGAGAAAAAGGAGCAGAAGGTCTGGCTCGCCACCATGCGGGAGCTTAGCTATGACCTCTGCCGGTCTAGCTGGGTGGGGGACTACAATGATCCCAACACCTTCCTGGAGATGTTCACCACGGGGAACGGGAACAACCGCACCGGCTGGGCCAGTGCGGAGTATGACCACTATGTGGCGCTGGCCGCTGCCGAGGGGGATGTCGCGAAGAGGCAGGAGATCCTGCAGAAGCTGGAGCGGATTCTCATCGCAGAGGCCGCCCCCATTTTCCCTGTCTATCACTACGTGGGGGTCCAGTTCCGCCGGCCAGAGCTGGGAGGGGTTCAGGCCAACTTGATCGACAATCACCCCTTCCGGGCCATGTACTGGAAGAAGCAAGCGGGGGCAAATCACTCACGCTGA
- a CDS encoding valine--pyruvate transaminase, with translation MTPPFSDVGLRLSGSSGIQELMDDLGISLTTHPDMRMLGGGQPAAIPAVQALWRERMEEMVADGTALDRMLLNYDPPTGSPQFREAFAGFLKRECGWQVTHENIAVLPSSQTAFFLLFNLLAGDSGGTKRRILYPLVPEYIGYANQGLSDGMLTACRSRLEEHGAHEFKYRVDFDRLKITPDIAAICISCPTNPTGNVLTADEFARLKGLARQHGIPLIVDNAYGHPFPDVLYTGFAPQWEEGMIFSISMSKVGLPGVRTAMVVASKEIVRALGNMNAIVSLANGNTGQALMTPLLKDDTLPRISREHIRPFYRQRSDFAVEVLQASLADKVPWALHAREGAFFLWLWFKELPIPAAELYQRLKARRVLVIPGHYFFFGLDEPWEHAHQCMRLTFSQPQSVVQEGLEILADEVNGLH, from the coding sequence ATGACGCCTCCATTTTCAGACGTGGGTTTGCGGCTCTCCGGCTCCAGCGGCATCCAGGAGCTGATGGATGACCTGGGCATCTCGCTGACCACGCACCCCGATATGCGCATGCTCGGCGGCGGGCAGCCTGCAGCCATTCCTGCGGTGCAGGCTCTGTGGCGGGAGCGCATGGAGGAAATGGTGGCAGACGGCACCGCCCTGGACCGCATGCTGCTGAACTATGATCCTCCCACGGGCAGTCCGCAGTTTCGGGAAGCCTTTGCGGGATTCCTGAAGCGGGAGTGTGGCTGGCAGGTGACGCATGAAAACATCGCCGTGCTGCCCAGCAGCCAGACGGCGTTTTTCCTGCTCTTCAATCTGCTGGCCGGGGATTCCGGCGGCACGAAGCGGCGCATTCTCTATCCTCTGGTGCCGGAGTACATCGGCTATGCCAACCAGGGGCTTTCAGACGGGATGCTGACGGCCTGCCGTTCCCGGCTGGAGGAGCATGGGGCCCATGAGTTCAAGTACCGGGTGGACTTTGACCGGCTCAAGATCACGCCCGACATCGCTGCCATCTGCATCTCGTGTCCGACGAACCCCACGGGCAACGTCCTGACGGCGGATGAGTTTGCCCGGCTCAAAGGGCTGGCGCGGCAGCATGGCATCCCGCTGATCGTGGACAATGCCTATGGGCACCCCTTCCCCGACGTGCTTTACACGGGCTTCGCACCGCAGTGGGAGGAGGGCATGATCTTCTCCATCAGCATGTCCAAGGTGGGGCTCCCCGGGGTGCGCACCGCCATGGTGGTGGCCTCGAAGGAGATCGTGCGTGCCTTGGGCAACATGAACGCCATCGTCTCCCTGGCGAACGGCAACACCGGGCAGGCGCTCATGACGCCGCTGCTGAAGGATGACACCCTGCCCCGCATCAGCCGGGAGCACATCCGCCCCTTTTACCGTCAGCGCTCGGACTTTGCGGTGGAGGTCTTGCAGGCCTCACTGGCTGACAAGGTGCCCTGGGCTCTGCATGCCCGGGAGGGTGCCTTCTTCCTCTGGCTCTGGTTCAAGGAGCTGCCCATTCCCGCTGCGGAGCTGTATCAGCGGTTGAAGGCCCGCAGGGTGCTCGTGATCCCCGGTCACTACTTTTTCTTTGGCCTGGATGAACCCTGGGAGCATGCGCACCAGTGTATGCGTCTGACCTTTTCCCAGCCGCAGTCAGTCGTGCAGGAGGGGTTGGAGATCCTGGCGGATGAGGTGAATGGACTGCATTGA
- the rlmB gene encoding 23S rRNA (guanosine(2251)-2'-O)-methyltransferase RlmB, translating to MRRQENQARANKHSNPTASIRIYEEDDLASVLADKPNPLVLVLDCIQDPHNLGACLRTADAAGCDLVVMPKDKTAPISDTVIRVACGGAENVPIARVTNLARAMDKLKDLGVWFVGTEDEGKQSIYDVDLKGPIGIVMGAEGEGMRRLTGERCDFLVKIPMTGQVPCLNVSVATGVCLFEVVRQRLSGGGRRR from the coding sequence ATGCGCCGACAGGAGAATCAAGCCAGAGCCAACAAACATTCCAACCCGACTGCTTCGATCCGTATTTATGAGGAGGACGATCTGGCGAGCGTCCTGGCGGACAAGCCCAATCCTCTGGTTCTGGTTCTCGACTGCATTCAGGATCCGCACAATCTGGGTGCCTGTCTGAGAACGGCGGATGCGGCGGGGTGTGATCTGGTGGTGATGCCAAAGGACAAGACGGCTCCCATCTCGGATACGGTCATTCGCGTGGCCTGTGGCGGGGCGGAGAACGTTCCGATTGCCCGCGTCACGAATCTGGCCCGGGCCATGGACAAGCTGAAGGACCTGGGGGTCTGGTTTGTAGGCACGGAGGATGAGGGCAAGCAGTCCATCTATGACGTGGATCTCAAGGGGCCGATTGGCATCGTCATGGGAGCGGAAGGGGAGGGTATGCGCCGTCTCACTGGCGAGCGTTGCGACTTTCTGGTCAAGATCCCCATGACGGGGCAGGTGCCGTGCCTGAATGTGAGCGTGGCCACCGGGGTTTGCCTCTTTGAGGTGGTCCGCCAGCGCCTTTCTGGGGGTGGTCGCCGCCGGTAG
- a CDS encoding sugar kinase gives MSSGSRVVAFGEIMGRLAAPGYQRFQQAMPGTVEVTFAGAEANVAMSIAHLGGQASFVTALPEHAVADACVANLRAVGVDTRHILRTPQGRLGLYFLETGVNQRPGNVIYDRENSSISVTPPKDYPWEEIFQGAGWFHISGITPAISKNAAAVALHALREASSRGLRISCDLNFRSKLWTWKAGLRPHELATLAMRELLPYVHVLIGGREDAAAMMGIHASPGSTDPVLDVSRQIKALYPQVTHVAMTLRKSLSANHHNWGGMLYDSTLDEVFLAPLNGDRYQPYAITDIVDRLGGGDAFAAGLVFALNSPDLAEPQTALSFAVAASCLAHSIPGDFNFSTRGEVEALMAGNSSGRVNR, from the coding sequence ATGAGCAGCGGATCACGAGTCGTCGCGTTTGGGGAGATCATGGGACGTCTGGCTGCCCCGGGGTACCAGCGCTTTCAGCAGGCCATGCCGGGCACGGTGGAGGTCACCTTTGCCGGGGCAGAGGCGAATGTCGCCATGTCCATCGCCCATCTGGGTGGGCAGGCCTCGTTTGTCACCGCCCTGCCGGAGCACGCAGTGGCAGATGCCTGTGTGGCAAACCTCCGCGCCGTGGGGGTGGACACCCGCCACATCCTGCGGACGCCGCAGGGGAGGCTGGGGCTTTATTTCCTTGAGACCGGCGTCAATCAACGCCCGGGAAATGTGATCTACGACCGGGAGAATTCCTCGATCTCGGTCACTCCGCCCAAGGACTATCCCTGGGAGGAGATCTTCCAGGGGGCGGGCTGGTTTCATATCTCCGGCATCACGCCGGCCATCTCAAAGAACGCCGCCGCGGTGGCCCTGCATGCGCTGCGGGAGGCTTCCTCCCGCGGTCTGCGCATCTCCTGTGACCTGAATTTCCGGTCCAAGCTGTGGACCTGGAAGGCGGGGCTGCGGCCGCATGAACTGGCCACCCTCGCCATGCGCGAACTGCTGCCCTATGTGCATGTGTTGATCGGAGGGCGGGAAGATGCCGCCGCGATGATGGGCATTCATGCTTCTCCTGGCAGCACGGATCCCGTGCTGGATGTCTCCCGCCAGATCAAGGCGCTGTATCCCCAGGTCACGCACGTGGCCATGACGCTGCGCAAGAGTCTCTCCGCCAATCATCACAACTGGGGCGGCATGTTGTACGATTCCACCCTGGACGAGGTGTTTCTTGCCCCGCTGAACGGCGACCGTTATCAGCCCTATGCGATCACGGACATTGTCGATCGCTTGGGCGGAGGCGATGCGTTTGCTGCGGGTCTTGTTTTTGCGCTGAACTCCCCGGATCTAGCGGAACCGCAAACCGCCTTGAGCTTTGCCGTGGCGGCCTCCTGCCTGGCCCACTCGATTCCCGGTGACTTCAACTTCTCCACGCGTGGTGAGGTGGAGGCCCTCATGGCCGGGAATTCGTCTGGCCGGGTGAACCGGTGA
- a CDS encoding thioredoxin fold domain-containing protein, whose protein sequence is MRTPCHAVLKTLQTASLRGAVLLLSSCTLLPSHRHADGDKGKPDLPASRGWGLLTDPKVTGSASISPMAPGAAASGMAPASAEGGGLFDFSSVTANSTQSTSRIQWIRSAMDATEQARRTGKPLLILVNNRNSPPGQSIESTLVLQPEFKKLTEENYVPLYMDFSDKATADSDFYQAFKDRLNVRGYPTVLVTLPDGVEVMRLSGYKNENEVAYMLKLRESVASSQRAIEARRKRLLPGGYRAWTDKKGVVVYAKLDKADANMLHLTTEWGTTFTTFTNRLSAEDQAWIESERAKRQPAQPDAS, encoded by the coding sequence ATGCGAACGCCTTGCCACGCAGTTCTCAAGACTCTCCAGACAGCCTCCCTCCGTGGAGCGGTGCTCCTGCTGTCGTCCTGCACGCTCCTGCCTTCCCATCGGCACGCGGATGGTGACAAGGGCAAGCCCGACCTGCCCGCCTCACGAGGCTGGGGCCTCTTGACCGATCCCAAGGTGACCGGTTCCGCCTCCATCAGCCCGATGGCCCCGGGTGCCGCAGCCTCGGGCATGGCACCCGCCTCAGCGGAGGGCGGTGGCCTGTTCGACTTCTCCAGCGTCACTGCGAACAGCACCCAGTCCACCAGCCGCATCCAGTGGATCCGCAGCGCCATGGATGCCACCGAGCAGGCCCGTCGCACTGGCAAGCCCCTCTTGATCCTCGTCAACAACCGCAACAGCCCGCCCGGCCAGTCCATCGAGAGCACGCTGGTGCTCCAACCTGAGTTCAAAAAACTCACGGAGGAGAACTATGTGCCGCTCTACATGGACTTCTCCGACAAAGCCACGGCGGACAGTGACTTCTACCAGGCCTTCAAAGACCGGCTGAACGTCCGCGGCTACCCCACCGTGCTGGTCACACTGCCAGATGGTGTGGAAGTGATGCGCCTCAGCGGCTACAAAAACGAAAACGAGGTGGCCTACATGCTCAAGCTGCGAGAAAGCGTGGCTTCCAGCCAAAGGGCCATCGAAGCCCGCCGCAAGCGTCTGCTCCCCGGCGGCTATCGCGCCTGGACGGACAAAAAAGGCGTGGTGGTGTATGCCAAGCTCGACAAAGCCGACGCCAACATGCTGCACCTCACGACCGAGTGGGGAACGACTTTCACCACCTTTACGAACCGCCTCAGCGCGGAGGACCAGGCATGGATCGAGTCCGAGCGGGCCAAGCGCCAGCCAGCGCAGCCGGACGCCTCGTAG
- the secG gene encoding preprotein translocase subunit SecG has protein sequence MDYLIGFLLVLQVLICLLLILIVLMQRPRQEGLGAAFGSGTMDQAFGAHTTTVLQKGTTWLGIGFYVITFVLAVLVAHKDGSKANVPALIDEADKKPAATAPAEPALPTTPDAAAPAPAPAPAAEAPAAPAPAPAPAPEAAAPAPAAETAPAPAPAAEQPKLAPVDAVPGSAPTPPPVPVTPEPAPAPAPAGN, from the coding sequence ATGGACTATCTCATAGGCTTCCTCCTTGTGCTGCAGGTGCTGATCTGCCTGCTGCTCATTCTCATTGTGCTCATGCAACGTCCTCGTCAGGAAGGGCTTGGCGCGGCATTCGGCAGCGGCACCATGGATCAGGCTTTCGGCGCGCACACCACCACGGTCCTGCAGAAAGGCACCACCTGGCTGGGCATTGGATTCTACGTGATCACGTTTGTCCTGGCGGTGCTCGTGGCTCACAAAGATGGCTCCAAGGCCAACGTTCCTGCTCTGATTGATGAAGCGGACAAGAAACCCGCTGCCACCGCCCCGGCTGAGCCTGCGCTTCCGACGACTCCTGACGCGGCTGCTCCGGCCCCTGCACCTGCCCCGGCTGCTGAGGCTCCGGCCGCTCCTGCCCCTGCACCCGCCCCTGCTCCTGAGGCTGCTGCTCCGGCTCCGGCCGCAGAGACCGCTCCGGCCCCGGCTCCTGCGGCTGAACAGCCGAAGCTGGCTCCCGTGGATGCTGTTCCTGGCTCGGCCCCTACGCCGCCTCCGGTTCCTGTCACTCCCGAGCCTGCTCCTGCTCCGGCCCCTGCGGGCAACTGA